The nucleotide window cCACGGCCTGGTCCTTGTTGGATGAAATAAATAGATAGTTGCCATCTTAATTTTGAACAATCTTGCTCTTTCTGTCTGACTTCCTCCAGAGTTCCTGGACATCTGGGAAGTGGATATGATGAGGAGAACTGATGAGAGCAACAAGTTAGAGCACCACACTGCGCTCTACAACTCGGAACATCTCGTCATTCGCAGAGCACAAGAGTTCCAGATCAAGCTGACCTTCAATCGGCCCTACAAGCCCAATGAAGACAAGTTTGCAGTGGAGTTTACCATTGGTGAGATGCTGGGCACTAAAAGTTGTAATGTTTTAGTCACTGTGAAAACAATCTTTAATTTGTCTGTTACTTTTGCACACAAAAGCtacatttactttttatctgtagttaaaataaaacaaactaatatgCACATGTTTCTGGTTCCCCCAGGCTCAAGTCCACAGTTCAGCAAAGGCACTTACATCCCTGTATTCTTCACAAAGGACCGTCAGAGTGCATGGGCAGGCCGCATCATTGCAAGCTCAGATAACGTCATCACTGTAGGCATCACTCCTGGAACAAATTGCATCGTGGGGAAGTACAACTTATACGTTGCAGTGGTCACACCTTATGGCGTCCGCAGGACACGACCAGACAAGAGCAGAGAGATGTACATCCTCTTTAACCCCTGGGCAAAAGGTTTGTTGGGAGCTCAACTGTGTTTCAGGGGATTTCTACCTTCAGTGCTGACTTCAGGTTTCTCATTAACACAGATGATGCTGTGTTCCTGGATGATGAGATGGAGAGGGAGGAGTGTGTGATGAATGAGATGGGCATCATCTACCATGGAGCTTACAACGACGTTGCTGAAAGAAGTTGGAACTATGGACAGGTGGGTTGGAAAAAAAGCAGtcttttaagattaaattacTGACAAGATATTTTatctaatgttttatttctagtTCAACTTTGGAGTCCTGGATGCTTGTCTCTTCGTCTTGGATCAGTCAGAAATGCCCATCATCAACAGAGGAGACCCCATCAAAGTGGCCAGACAAGCTTCTGCCATGGTGAGAAAGAATAATCTACTTTGCAATCAAATGTGTATCTTGAAAACTATTTGTAATAACTTGCTTCCCTTCCCCCAAAAAACATCTCCAGATGAATTCTCAAGATGACAATGGTGTGTTGGTTGGAGATTGGAGTGGTGACTACCTCTACGGAGTGTCACCCACTTCCTGGACCGGCAGTACAGACATCCTGATCAGCTATGCCAGAAGCAAAACACCCGTCCGCTATGCTCAGTGCTGGGTCTATGCTGGCGTCTTCAACACATGTGAGCTGTCACGTCTTCTGAGAGATGTATACATTTGTTCTATCAAGACTCCTTAGAGTATTTTCATTATCAATTTCCCTGTAATGTTACAGAGGAATTAAGAAACTCACTTTGTTAAAGCACTCTTGATAAGGCCATAATACAGTACAAGGAATATAAAGGTCAAAGAAATCATTGATTACAAACATGTGTTTTCCAGTCCTGCGGTGTCTGGGCATCCCGTCTCGGGTCGTTACCAACTTCTTCTCTGCACATGACAACGATGGAAATCTGAAGACAGACATCATCTTAGACGAAAACGGCAGAATTGACAGAAACCGCACCAGGGACTCTGTATGGtacaaaggcttttttttaaagcctatCATGTCTTTGTCTTGCTTGACCCACTTGTAGAGTTCTTGTGGTGATCCTTGTCATTGTTGctgatcatttatttaaaatctcactccgatcatattttgatcaattgcAAAAGTGTTCACAGTGGTCTGTGATCATGAttatgtaggttttttttttttttaccaggatCAGGTCTGGAGTTTGACACATGCGACCTAGATGATTAGAAAACAACCCACATTTCACAATCTGATTTGTGTTCTTGACAGGAACTACCATTGCTGGAATGAGTGCTACATGTCTAGGCCCGACCTCCCCCAGGGCTATGGTGGCTGGCAGATTGTGGATGCAACTCCACAGGAGACCAGCGATGGTAAGTAAGCAACAGTCTGATACCCGATGTAAGCTTATGGAATGTGGAAATTCCCAATAACCCCAAGCCTTGCAGTTCTTGCATGGGTCAACTCCCCTTACGGGTACACATGACTAAAGCTTTAGTAATTCCTGCATTCATTACTCTTTTACTCACAAAGGTCTGTACAGATGTGGACCAGCATCAGTCCATGCAATCAAACATGGAGAGATATGCTTCCCCTTTGATGCAGCCTTTGTGTTTGCTGAGGTTAGTGTCTTTAGCTTCTATTCCTGTTCAAATGTAATTTACCAACGACACCAGATAACTTCTGATCCTTCTCTTGCAGGTTAACAGCGATGTGGTGTTTTATTCCCGAAGGAAAGACGGGACTATGGATcttgtcaaagtcaatcgcactcACATAGGCCGCATGGTTTTGACCAAAGCTCCAGGGGACGAGACTCGCCGTGACATCACCAATCAATACAAGTTTCCTGAGGGTCAGAGACCTTATCAAACTCAACCCTGAGTTAAATTAACAATAATTGTTCCTCAATTTAGCTTCAATGGGAAATGTTTCTATCCAATCTAGGCACCACAGAGGAGAGGACTGTCCTGGAAAAGGCAGAGGAGTACGGCTGCCAACGCATAAAGGCTGACCCACCCCTGGCTGATGTGGACCTGACTCTGCCAACTCTGGAGATCAGTGTCGGCGATGACTTTGAGTTGGATCTGGAGTTTGTAAACCGTAGTAAGGAAAAGCGAACAGTGGAGGCTTACATCAGCGGGAGTGTGGTTTACTATACTGGTGTTTCCGGCCATGAGTTCCTCTTCAGAACTCCTACTGTACAAATTGGGCCACAAAAAAGTAAGTAGGGGGGATAACATTCAAGAAATATGAAGTGCCAAAACTGGCAAAGGCATGCACATTAAACCGTGTTTGTGTTCTGCAGGTGTCAAGGAGCTGGTGCAGATTGAGTCCAAAAAGTACATGCAGCACCTGGTGGAACAGGGCAACCTCAACTTTATTGTAACAGGGAAGATCAAAGAGACGGGCAGGATCATCACTGCAACCAAACTTGTTGCTCTACACAACCCCAAACTCACTGTGGAGGTTTGACACCATTATTAACACAATTTAGGCAAACAGTAGGGTCTCACTGGTTGGTAGCATCTCAAAATTGGTTGAAAGCTATGTTTATGAGGGAGTTTCAAAGATGatttaaacacccactccaatgaaattgtgcttttggtatTATTAAAAAGTTCTTGGTCCATTTTACTTGTGATAAAGGACATGTACTAAgaaaatttatcttaaaattacatttgtgagtatttctttattgaaaaaaggctgaatcagaaccagaggaaaaagcttgtagctgtgaggTAGGTGCTACAGTAAGCAGACCACCAGCTCTTCATTCTCATGCATCCAATTactgtacgtctttgtttttctcatccaaATTGGGATTTGGCCAAAACAgtttggctggatagctccaatactaatctccatttttgttgtactggtAATGTTGGGGTGAGAGTGTGAACAAAGAGTTCATGGGAAGTCAGGGAAGGCTTACACTGTGGCAACTGTCCCACTCACAACCATCAAaggtgagtttctaatgaactagtgccactctgcagacattatgtcagagaaaacaaaacaagtttgttGAATTTGGCTTAAAAATGGCAAATCATAATTGAGACACCACTGGGAACTCTTTCACAATGCAAtgaaagatgatcggagtgggtctttaaaagagTTGATATTTCTTACATGAGTTTTAAAACCTTACACTAAATAAAGTTGCCAAGATAtcttttacacaaaaatctCAAAGAAATAACTTTTATGTTTAACATATTATATTGttccttttaaagatttttttgtggaaCTTTTTGTATGAAAATGAGTCAAATAGCCAGTTAAATATTCTTAaaactggaaacactttaaagaaatagataaaaaagttttccaatgttttaaaacacttttttccctttctgcAGCTTGGCAGTTTGGTGACTTTGTGTGCTTTTCTGATGCTCCTGCGTTGACCTCAGGTTTCTGGAAACGCCAAAGTGAATGAAGAGATGATGGTGACTGTGGAGTTCACCAACCCCTTCAGCTTCAGCCTTGAAGACGTGAACGTTCGCATGGAAGGACCCGGAGTCATGCTGCCGAGACGCAAAACTTTCAGGTGAGCCTGAGCTTATCTGCATTTCAGTTTCTGCATGGCTCAACTCAAATTACTTCAagttaaagaatattttttagtGCTCACTAAAGTGATAATAGTAGATCACCCTAAACAAAATGACAAGAATACAACACTTCTATAGGTTTGCTGATATACAGTAATTTACTTGAATATCCATTTgctaaagttttacaaaaatgtaatatttacatgatcgaaagttattttaattatatctGTTTAAGTGTTCACTTAAACTTTACAACTGTCCATATAACCATAAACACATTAGGCTGCAGTGAGCTAAAATCACTGCAtggattttcaattttcagaatGTAATTGTTTGATTCAGTCTTGTGCCTATAATTTATAACTGAGACCTTGTTGCTTTCAGTCTGATTCTTGGAAACTCCAATCTGACCTGGACTGAGCAGTTCAGCCCTCTAAGGGCCGGCAAAACCAGGATCATTGCCACTCTGGACTGTCCTTCTCTGCGGCAGGTCGACGGTCAGGTGTCCTTTACTGTTGAACCCTGAGGAACGCCGCTAGATGAGCTAGCAGCAATCAGCCTCCCCTCCATACTATCTCTTAAAAATTACCCCTTCAGTAAAACTTTAATCTTAAGCTAATAGGTTAGcctagttaaccctttaacaccagagcttttgcttcagtgttgacattctttggaCTACTGCAACTGTTTAACCATGTACGCCATATTGAACATAATTGCAGTGCGCTGTTACATGACACTTTGCTaacaatagtttttttcaccaaaacttGTGTTGCATAtctgcacaaaacaaaaatcagtgcAGAAGATGGTGCAAAGACAACATGCAAATATTGTTTTCTCCGCATTAGAATCAGATTCACACCATTCACATAAAAAGTCGAAGCGTACAGTAAGTCAAAGAACGActatcatttttgatgtttttggcaacattttctgtatcaaagctttaaaactttgataaatatgtggtagtttaaaaatagatttaaacatGTTTGCCTAGATTTCTGTTAATTCCTGGCTGTCCTGCTGTTGAGCTGCAGCGTTGATCACAAAATTTAACCAGCATCTGATCCCAGTCAAAGTGATGCATTGCAGCTTTATTAGACTGTTAACATCATGTAGGATTTAGATGAATCTATCTATCAAAAATTCACATCAAGCATCATTTGTTCCCTGTTTTCATTCTGTCTTGGTGATAAATGGAAGTATATATTTCCATATATATTCTGGTATAATACTGCAtgctttcaaaaaattaaagtacTTGTTAAAATATATGTAGAGTGTATTCTTTctgcaataaatatttttttcttatctctTCCTCACATGTGGACACATTTTGTATTCTTAAATTACAACTCTGTGAAATTCAGTCCTAAACTTTTAGGATATTTTACAggtttttcttgtaaaagtgtcataaaaaataaaaataggtaaactatttttttcaatttggaCCAAAAATTgtctttacaaaattaaaaagtctaaatagtgCAGAagttaccatattttctgcactataaggcaaatttaaaagttttatttctgttctccAAATACACAGAGCTTATttatggattcattctggttgtttAGAAGAGTATGTGGCGCTCTGTCGAAATGTCTGGTTGGGTATCATTgcgttattattttttatttatttggaactgataaaatagaaaaacaagcaaCGTACACTGAAGTATAATGATAAATGATTATATACAAAGTTTGAAAAGCCCCTTTATTTATTAAGTCCAAACTTAAATTTATACAAATAATCACAAGAAATAAATCCATACACtgaacacaattaaaaaaaatatggtctgaagaaaaataaagaaaggttttacaaaacaaatttgAGAAGGTTAAAAGGGAAAAGcatattttcaaatcattttcacaaaattatcatttatgaatttattttaatttaatgaaacatatttcctactttatttacaaataattatttgGGAAAAGCAAACCCACAGAATATTCAATGAACTCTTACTTGAAGGTGATAAGGTAATCTGGATAGGCTTGGTCATCATGGAACACAACATACATGCTGGGGTTGTTTATATCATCCACCACGCTGTCAAAGCGCTCATTGGGTTGTTGGGCATTGCGTAGTGGAGGCACCTTCATGCCTTTTTGACCCTGAGCGTAGACGCCAGTCAGCACCCGAACCACAAACATCAGCTGAGAGCCGTCAGCACCTGGCTTGGAGTAAGTGCTTTGTGCCGAGTAGGACGCATTTACAGCAAAGTAGGTTCCTTCCCCATATGCCGTTGCTGAAACAAGGAatagaagtaaaaaatgtaactgtgaTTGATGTATCCCCCATGTGCTGCTTTGAGAAATGTAAGGTTTGGTCAGGATTTGTTCAGACATTTGTGCTTTTACCCATTACTGTCATGATTGCAAAAaacaattgacatttttttacagttaaaattaTCATCAAAAAGAGAATTACCATTTTGTCCTGCGAAGCTCCTGTTGAACCCATTGTTCATGATGGAGTTACAGTTTTCATGGGATGTCCCATGGAAAAGAGTATTTTCGCTTTCCCCTCCAAGTGTTGCATTCTTAAAGGCTATGTGCTTCTTTTGTGCTTCGTAGGCCCGCCGCAGATGAATGTTCTGTAAGCGCTCGATCTAACAGGAAAATATTGGGACAAAAAACAGCTGGAAATGTAAACATGCACCAAACACAAATGTTGATCTAAAAATTATTCAGGTACATAATAATGTGTAGATAGCTTTCTTAGAAGTAATTAGACGTGGGGaaacacataataaaaaatcaagtatttaaaatatataatttttttataataataaaggaCCCTGAGTAAATATTTCGccacttaaagacaaaaaaagaagaagaaaaaacaaatcgtTACACAGTTGTGCATGTTTTAAAAGGTCATTTTAACCTGTAAGCAAAATTATCATTATAGCAAATGTGATGAATACTAATTAGGGATGTAGAGTTTTGTGTAACTAGTTACAGTTCTGCTCAAAAGTTTACATACCCTGGAGTAATAGcgatttctctgtcatttttcaTAGTATATGAATGACAACTTTACCCTTTATTGGGCTTACCCATTATAAATcataatgacaaaataaaccTCTCAAATGAACCCGCTCAAAAGTTTACATACCCTGATGGCTTTGTTCTGAAAATGTGGACACCAGCTGATACAAAAGGGACGCTGACAAAAGATCTATGGGAAAAAGTAACTGAACTGTACAAAAAAGGAAAGGGATACGAGCAGATTTCCAAGGAAATGAGAATACCAGTCAGCAGTCTTCAAACACTGATCAAGAAGTGGAAAGTGAGGAGTTCTGTTGAAACCAAACCacaatcacaaaaatgaaacaactgCCAGAAAAAGCGTTGGggatgcaaaagaaaaaaaaaaaaatccacaaataacTTCTTATGTGATCCAGAACTCTCTGAGAAACAGTGGTGTGGATTTTTCAAGATGTACAATAAGGAGGCACCTAAAGGAAAATGGGCTGAATGGTCAAGTATTTTTGATGTCACTTTcattcaatgacgtcatcaataattgcTGGTCTGCTCGCAATAGTGCAGAGCTTCCAACTCTTAAATATACATTGCAACAGCGGTATTATCACTTTAAAAGGGTCAAGCTACATCAAAAattcattacttacatttaaatataaatgtaaccCCTTGTATACTTTCAtttggagggggaaaaaaaaaaataaaataaaaaaaaattcccggacacgacttgcacttaaactgtcccttcaaatggaggtTAAGGGAGAAGGGGGAAGGGgggaatttggattgggcctcaGTCTCCTGACCTCAATATTATGGAGTCCCCCTGTAGAGATCTCAAATGGGCAGTTCAAGCAAGACAGCCCAAGAATTTAAAAGAACTTGGGGATGGGCTGCTTTACCATTAGGGAAAATAAAGAACCTCATCCACAACTACAACAAAAGCTGTTATTGATACAAAAAGAGGTAATAGAAGGTATTTAGAACTGGggtatgtaaacttttgaacatggtcatttgggaagtttctgttATTGTGATTTAATACGTGTAAAGAGAGTTTTCTGACAATAAATGGCTTTAACAATTTACTACAAACTTTAACTTCTTAGATGGTCACTAACCTTGATTACAGTTTGTCTTGCAGTCATTTTAAAAGCCTCCTTCACAAGTTTGTACTCTTTAGAAGATTGCCTTAGTGGAACCACTTTCATGGACTCATTTGCAGTCATGTTATCCCAGTATAGAGGAAAGCTAAAGTCTGTAATTGATTAAAGGGATCAGAATTAAAAGGCTCACAGAAAACTGGATTACATGACCAAGGACAACAGCAAGGTATTATATCATTTGCATAGTgttgctttcattttatttgtttctttctcgTTTCTCTCACCTGTCAGATTTTTGAGACGCTTCAGTTTTGTCTTCTGTCCAGTTGCAGTTGCAGTTGCCGTCTTCTTTTGCAGATTTACTTCCCATGTGACACCATGTGCATCCTCTATTCCTGCTGCAATATCTCTCTTTTCCAGATTGTAGTTTGCTATTTTTGGTAATCTTTGCCAGTTGCCTCTTTGGTCCAAGATACACCACATTACACGATTATACAAATCTTCCTCCTCTCTAACTCTCATCTCTATTCTCAAACGGCCTTGCAGACATGATtgaatcatcatcatcatcaactgGGTAACTCCATCTTTTAGTCCAGTCACTGTTAGGCCACCTGATGGGTCCTCCTCTATGAACAGACCCTCGGACTCAACCAGCTGCTTGAAGGCCTCAATGTCTTCCTGGGTGAGGACTTCCATGTCTTCTTTGCTGATGGTTTGAGTGGAACACTGTGACTCGTACAGGCTCTTCAGATTTTTCATGGCATCATCAACTGTGTTTTTACCAGGACCAATGAACTTGAAGGTAGACTGCTGACTTCCTGAACTTATATTGGTAAGTTTCAGGTCTGTGATCAGAGGAGGTGACTGTTGTCGTACCTGAGGCATCGCAGGTGCTGATACACCAAGAGAAATATACAACATCAGTGAAAATCTTCAAGTAATggaaatacttgaaaaaaagacaactaaGACGTTATGGATTTTACCTTTCCTAATAACTGGAGAAAACATCTGCACTGCTTCTTCTTTGAACACTAGGAAAACCTTAATCCTATTCAGGACAATGTAGATGCGGGTGAGTTTATGAAAATTCCAGGACGAAGTTTCAGTTTTGATTCCACGAAGGACTGCACCTGCTACAATCCCAGGGTCCAACCCACCGGCCCCTGGACACATCGATCATTCtccattaatttaaatatagcttttgattttaaagaaaagcaaagcAAAGATACATTGATGTACATACCAGTACAGATGGCAGGAATGGCCACAGATTCAAACCCAGACTTCTCACATTGATTTATGATGTTGCTCACAAGTTCCTCAATGAGACTTTCATCTCTTTCTCcgcaaacatgaaaaaatgctttacaaGGGAACTGCCCAGACTGGGACACAAAAATGTCTCCATGGTTCACTTTGgctgcataaaaacacaaaaaatagaattctGTTGTTGAAATGCAATTATTGTTGACAATGTGTAGTCTCTTATTTCTGACCTGCTCTCAGTTCTGCCTCCACTTGGGGTCCAGCCACTGTCAGGATGTCTTTGCACACCCCCTCTAAGTGATGAAAAGaagtaataatttaaaagtagACACCAAAGACTTAATTGTTCTCAAAAGGACACTGTAGTCGATTACAAATAATTTCCATGTTCCAAaggtaacatttttaattgtagtttcaaaaaaatactaaaacgtAAAACAAACAAGAGAGCAGACAAAAGATTCCGTGTTgaaactattgactgtatacgagagCTGGAATGGGTAACTCCTCGCACCtcgctccaagaagccaaaaacccttagacttctattgagaaatgagAAGCTATTTTCCAGTTATTATAAATGCTAAATTGCAAATACTTGATTATCTTCCTTctgtgtcttgcccaaagataTTACGACACATGGGCGGACAAGGCAGGAACTGAACCAGCAATCTATCAGAGGTCAACCATCCAACTTTctagtggtaggggtgtggacttccaacaagctcactcctgattggtgagagtgacTGCCATAAAAACATTGACATTTAGACCattttggaccaatcacttctTAATGATGGTCTCTAGTTGCAACATGACAATAGTATCGCGAAAAAATTGCAACtcaattgacttcattttttttggagttagTCGCAAGTCATTTTCCATGGGAACATCACACTCACTGTCTAGTTCTCATTTACAATCATTAGGAGAAACATAAACCTGCTTTATACATCCTTTAATACCATTGTGGAAATTGGTGAAGTCTGTTGTGTTCACTACAACGTCTGTAGTTTCGTTGGTGATGTCCCCAAACACGAGGTGTAGTTGAACGTTGCCTCCCAACGCCATGATGACTTCATCAAGGTCACTGGTGAGGGACCTGAATATTGCTACAAAGAAGAGGACCAATTTGTCGCATTTTAAACAAGTATTCATTCTGATGAATAAACTTTATACAATTGTTTAcctttaagttaatttttttaaataattacagcTATTCCATGATGTTATTCATAAAAGGCTAATAAATATAGCTATAGAGCCACTCTGACTTACCTTGGCCTGTGTGGTTCATACTTGAACAAAGGTTTTTGTGGACTTCATGGTAAGTCTGTCAAAGATAAGCAGCAAAAGTACGcattatgaatttaaaaactgCCTGTTTAAAT belongs to Oryzias melastigma strain HK-1 linkage group LG18, ASM292280v2, whole genome shotgun sequence and includes:
- the LOC112156467 gene encoding protein mono-ADP-ribosyltransferase PARP14-like isoform X1, which translates into the protein MLCLWPKRKEKVSVIEKGLTSTMELPITEKHLKLIEEEFRREMQADSPEVKITTRTNMVILEGTEEKVKSGAAKLDKLVKKIKVKRVQLSPCLSAFMKTSNALSKYEARFQQRFRSPVSLEVDSDLHLSSLSPVSLEEAEATLLRDIVVISVQLQEQPTVPPELRAILNKAKDEANSLSLQVEVSFIPGVNETTVLLVGYSPEVTKLKEFLHDYLLNQAPTEEMIKLPDPELVECFDEMLNRLGVNITSVTLQTSHVPYPCVILSGPEGQVKDVHKTLQPVVADLTVDSLVLNGPGALRYFQGVGKVSKDLVETSHKVIIREQQGVPNVNAQQQDSITHLKSLRPSLYRQSKSSVGSPAVRQINLRIRLCRLEDEQVNVFVAPVLKNQLNSNNISKSLLRKGGSILQSQFDATAANCVLHPGEVLQVPGPPSLGCSKIFFIECSPWDGVGGQSVQALNKGLEKCLDLCGKQGYSSVAIPIIGHGVVLKYSLTEAIKVLTQTITEFGSAATSGSLSSINIVIHPDYSDSEKTYHEVHKNLCSSMNHTGQAIFRSLTSDLDEVIMALGGNVQLHLVFGDITNETTDVVVNTTDFTNFHNEGVCKDILTVAGPQVEAELRAAKVNHGDIFVSQSGQFPCKAFFHVCGERDESLIEELVSNIINQCEKSGFESVAIPAICTGAGGLDPGIVAGAVLRGIKTETSSWNFHKLTRIYIVLNRIKVFLVFKEEAVQMFSPVIRKAPAMPQVRQQSPPLITDLKLTNISSGSQQSTFKFIGPGKNTVDDAMKNLKSLYESQCSTQTISKEDMEVLTQEDIEAFKQLVESEGLFIEEDPSGGLTVTGLKDGVTQLMMMMIQSCLQGRLRIEMRVREEEDLYNRVMWCILDQRGNWQRLPKIANYNLEKRDIAAGIEDAHGVTWEVNLQKKTATATATGQKTKLKRLKNLTDFSFPLYWDNMTANESMKVVPLRQSSKEYKLVKEAFKMTARQTVIKIERLQNIHLRRAYEAQKKHIAFKNATLGGESENTLFHGTSHENCNSIMNNGFNRSFAGQNATAYGEGTYFAVNASYSAQSTYSKPGADGSQLMFVVRVLTGVYAQGQKGMKVPPLRNAQQPNERFDSVVDDINNPSMYVVFHDDQAYPDYLITFK
- the LOC112155626 gene encoding coagulation factor XIII A chain gives rise to the protein MSDTTTTPTSPPAPAPPPSKGNRRGRKAGPADNSNSEFANFPEVEYFIAPGPRGYPPLTEFLDIWEVDMMRRTDESNKLEHHTALYNSEHLVIRRAQEFQIKLTFNRPYKPNEDKFAVEFTIGSSPQFSKGTYIPVFFTKDRQSAWAGRIIASSDNVITVGITPGTNCIVGKYNLYVAVVTPYGVRRTRPDKSREMYILFNPWAKDDAVFLDDEMEREECVMNEMGIIYHGAYNDVAERSWNYGQFNFGVLDACLFVLDQSEMPIINRGDPIKVARQASAMMNSQDDNGVLVGDWSGDYLYGVSPTSWTGSTDILISYARSKTPVRYAQCWVYAGVFNTFLRCLGIPSRVVTNFFSAHDNDGNLKTDIILDENGRIDRNRTRDSVWNYHCWNECYMSRPDLPQGYGGWQIVDATPQETSDGLYRCGPASVHAIKHGEICFPFDAAFVFAEVNSDVVFYSRRKDGTMDLVKVNRTHIGRMVLTKAPGDETRRDITNQYKFPEGTTEERTVLEKAEEYGCQRIKADPPLADVDLTLPTLEISVGDDFELDLEFVNRSKEKRTVEAYISGSVVYYTGVSGHEFLFRTPTVQIGPQKSVKELVQIESKKYMQHLVEQGNLNFIVTGKIKETGRIITATKLVALHNPKLTVEVSGNAKVNEEMMVTVEFTNPFSFSLEDVNVRMEGPGVMLPRRKTFSLILGNSNLTWTEQFSPLRAGKTRIIATLDCPSLRQVDGQVSFTVEP
- the LOC112156467 gene encoding protein mono-ADP-ribosyltransferase PARP14-like isoform X2; translation: MIKLPDPELVECFDEMLNKLGVNIPSVKLRTSHVPYPCVILCGPEGQVKDAHKTLQPVLANLTVDSLVLNGPGALRYFQGVGKVSKDLVEASHKVIIREQQGVPNVKTQQQDSTTHLKSLRPSLYRQSRRSVGGPVVSQINLRIRLCRLEDEQGNIFVAPVVKNQLNSNNISKSLLRKGGSILQSQFDATAANRVLNPGEVLQVPGPPSLGCSKIFFIECSPWDGVGGQSVQALSKGLQTCLDLCGKQGFSSVAIPIIGHGIVLKYSLTEAIKVLTKTITEFGSSATSGSLSTINIVIHPDYSDSEKTYYEVHKNLCSSMNHTGQAIFRSLTSDLDEVIMALGGNVRLHLVFGDITNETTDVVVNTTDFTNFHNEGVCKDILTVAGPQVEAELRAAKVNHGDIFVSQSGQFPCKAFFHVCGERDESLIEELVSNIINQCEKSGFESVAIPAICTGAGGLDPGIVAGAVLRGIKTETSSWNFHKLTRIYIVLNRIKVFLVFKEEAVQMFSPVIRKAPAMPQVRQQSPPLITDLKLTNISSGSQQSTFKFIGPGKNTVDDAMKNLKSLYESQCSTQTISKEDMEVLTQEDIEAFKQLVESEGLFIEEDPSGGLTVTGLKDGVTQLMMMMIQSCLQGRLRIEMRVREEEDLYNRVMWCILDQRGNWQRLPKIANYNLEKRDIAAGIEDAHGVTWEVNLQKKTATATATGQKTKLKRLKNLTDFSFPLYWDNMTANESMKVVPLRQSSKEYKLVKEAFKMTARQTVIKIERLQNIHLRRAYEAQKKHIAFKNATLGGESENTLFHGTSHENCNSIMNNGFNRSFAGQNATAYGEGTYFAVNASYSAQSTYSKPGADGSQLMFVVRVLTGVYAQGQKGMKVPPLRNAQQPNERFDSVVDDINNPSMYVVFHDDQAYPDYLITFK